The proteins below are encoded in one region of Deltaproteobacteria bacterium:
- a CDS encoding radical SAM protein: MDTTNVIMIPGCDDERRKWKFSELLADDEVRLRWEKVRKYFFLRESTYDMTNRCNIRCDGCYYYEGDKQFAEENSDPEAWRKLMKEEKARGITYVVLAGAEPSMVPQLLEVCYDEMPLGCIATNGFKRISDAVGYKIHISVWGNDETSLRVRRAKNLLLKQIDNYRDDPRAVFVYTFTRDNIDEIYEVMNTIVAHDCKITFNVFSSPVGYAGSLRHNGESLNRTGEVMLDLLTGSPENVLFSPYNVVAHTHQYGLHELYGCSYPRKNPSTDIGLGRSFRQYRADLSWDRDVACCVPDTDCGECRHYAAGSAVVTARLYRHVTDPDTFKSWLDYVDTYLAIWVKGYDKGDNLCHEMIEPPRQ; encoded by the coding sequence ATGGATACTACGAACGTCATAATGATTCCTGGATGCGATGACGAAAGAAGAAAATGGAAATTTTCCGAGCTGCTGGCCGACGATGAGGTACGCCTGCGCTGGGAAAAGGTGAGGAAATATTTTTTCCTCCGGGAATCGACGTATGATATGACCAACCGCTGCAATATCCGGTGCGACGGGTGTTACTATTATGAAGGGGATAAGCAGTTCGCCGAAGAAAACTCCGATCCGGAGGCGTGGCGGAAGCTGATGAAAGAGGAAAAGGCGAGAGGCATCACCTATGTCGTTCTGGCCGGCGCCGAGCCATCCATGGTCCCGCAGCTTCTGGAGGTATGCTACGATGAAATGCCCCTGGGGTGCATAGCCACGAATGGCTTCAAGCGCATTTCTGATGCAGTCGGCTATAAGATTCATATCTCTGTCTGGGGAAATGATGAAACGAGCCTGCGAGTGAGAAGGGCAAAAAACCTGCTGTTGAAACAGATCGACAATTATCGGGATGATCCGAGGGCCGTGTTCGTCTATACCTTTACGCGGGATAATATAGACGAAATCTATGAGGTCATGAACACCATTGTTGCGCATGATTGCAAAATCACTTTTAACGTATTTTCATCTCCTGTCGGCTATGCCGGTTCGCTCCGGCATAATGGGGAGTCCCTTAACCGGACAGGCGAAGTCATGCTTGATCTTCTGACCGGATCTCCGGAAAATGTGCTTTTTTCCCCCTACAATGTTGTTGCTCATACCCATCAATACGGCCTCCATGAGCTTTATGGATGTTCATATCCGAGAAAGAATCCTTCGACGGACATCGGTCTCGGGCGATCTTTCAGACAATACCGGGCGGATCTATCCTGGGATCGGGACGTGGCCTGCTGTGTTCCCGACACGGATTGCGGCGAATGCAGGCATTATGCCGCCGGCAGCGCCGTTGTTACGGCACGCCTGTATCGTCATGTAACCGACCCGGATACGTTTAAATCATGGCTTGACTATGTTGATACCTACCTTGCCATATGGGTGAAGGGTTATGACAAGGGCGATAATCTCTGCCATGAGATGATCGAGCCACCCCGACAGTGA
- a CDS encoding polysaccharide deacetylase family protein — protein sequence MKYDGQRSGYVSPATVTGYVAIALAFTLSFVHVRLAVIPLSFFVILCAAAPLFPSWGFFLPVVSRGHTGKPLVSLTFDDGPDPATTRPLLELLARHTAQATFFVTGERAAEYGNLISDILEHGHEIGNHSYSHDPFLMLRRSDTLYREIESTQRLLKRFGISPVAFRPPVGITNPKLANVLSQQGLTCVTFTCRAFDCGNRCISGLSGKILKKAKPDDIILLHDVRPKGSIDTEGFLHEIDLILSGLKNKGLKVIPLAELLGRPVMVRINGDDLTKTRPRSL from the coding sequence ATGAAGTATGATGGCCAAAGGTCGGGATATGTCTCTCCGGCGACGGTGACCGGATATGTCGCCATCGCGCTTGCGTTCACACTGTCCTTTGTTCATGTCAGGTTGGCCGTTATTCCCCTTTCTTTCTTTGTTATTCTCTGCGCGGCGGCCCCGCTCTTCCCTTCCTGGGGTTTCTTTTTGCCTGTCGTCAGTCGAGGACATACAGGAAAACCCCTGGTGTCCCTGACATTCGACGACGGGCCCGATCCCGCAACAACCCGGCCGCTTTTGGAACTGCTTGCACGACACACCGCACAAGCCACCTTCTTCGTTACCGGGGAGAGGGCCGCCGAATATGGCAACCTCATCTCGGATATACTTGAACACGGCCATGAGATCGGCAATCATTCATACAGCCATGATCCTTTTTTGATGCTGCGCCGTTCGGATACACTGTATCGGGAAATCGAATCAACACAAAGATTGTTGAAACGCTTCGGCATTTCCCCTGTTGCTTTCAGGCCGCCCGTGGGCATCACCAACCCGAAACTGGCCAACGTTCTTTCTCAACAGGGGCTCACCTGTGTGACCTTCACCTGTCGGGCCTTTGACTGCGGAAACAGGTGTATTAGCGGTTTGTCCGGGAAAATACTGAAAAAGGCAAAACCGGATGACATCATTCTTCTTCACGATGTCCGGCCGAAAGGATCGATAGACACGGAAGGCTTTCTGCATGAGATTGATTTGATTCTGTCCGGTTTGAAAAACAAAGGTTTAAAGGTGATCCCCCTTGCCGAACTTCTGGGAAGACCGGTGATGGTCCGGATCAATGGTGATGACCTCACGAAAACACGTCCCCGCAGTCTTTAG
- a CDS encoding beta-ketoacyl synthase N-terminal-like domain-containing protein, producing the protein MERRVVITACSSITPIGRTKAEILHSLVNGISGVKTLREDGLLSPYIHSKVFGTVDYPVEYDFKRQYRKTMGPVAYYACQVAKEVIESAGLDQSFVTSGRMGVAFGSTHGSPTVQRDIYRTFFGASKTGYSSIGAVDYLKSMVHTTAVNITKMFGITGRVISSSTACTTSSQSIGYGYESVKFGMQDAMICGGADEYDTTTVAVFDNLLACSTAFNDTPHLTPRPFDVKRDGLVVGEGAGAVLLEEYEFARKRGAPILAEVMGFACNNNGGDLILPNLGGIRETIRIALKEAKINADEVDFISAHATGTKMGDVIESQAIYDVYGSVPGVVGLKSYMGHTMGSCGAIETIIAIYLMQEGFIAPTLNLDEIDERCAMINHIVKLREYPVRIATIQNFAFGGVNTSLIIKKMP; encoded by the coding sequence ATGGAAAGAAGGGTAGTCATTACAGCGTGTTCCTCAATCACCCCTATCGGCCGCACCAAAGCGGAGATTCTTCACAGTCTGGTTAACGGAATTTCCGGTGTCAAGACTTTGCGGGAGGACGGGCTGTTGTCTCCCTACATCCACTCCAAGGTTTTTGGAACCGTTGATTACCCTGTTGAATACGATTTTAAGCGTCAATACCGGAAAACCATGGGACCTGTCGCCTATTACGCGTGTCAGGTGGCAAAGGAAGTGATCGAGAGTGCCGGTCTGGATCAGTCCTTTGTCACATCCGGCCGAATGGGCGTCGCCTTTGGTTCAACCCATGGAAGCCCCACCGTTCAGCGGGATATATACAGGACTTTCTTCGGCGCCTCAAAAACCGGATATTCTTCCATCGGCGCCGTCGATTACCTGAAATCCATGGTTCATACCACAGCCGTCAATATCACAAAGATGTTCGGTATTACAGGCCGCGTCATTTCGTCATCCACGGCATGCACGACGAGCAGTCAATCCATCGGCTACGGTTATGAATCAGTCAAGTTCGGGATGCAGGACGCCATGATTTGCGGCGGGGCTGACGAATATGATACGACCACCGTCGCGGTGTTCGATAATCTGCTCGCATGTTCTACGGCCTTCAATGACACACCCCATCTGACACCACGTCCCTTCGATGTAAAGAGGGACGGACTGGTCGTGGGAGAGGGAGCGGGGGCTGTCCTGCTTGAAGAGTATGAGTTTGCCAGGAAGAGGGGCGCACCGATACTCGCGGAGGTGATGGGATTTGCCTGCAACAATAACGGCGGCGACCTCATCCTGCCGAACCTGGGCGGCATCAGAGAGACTATCCGGATCGCACTGAAAGAGGCAAAGATCAATGCGGATGAGGTGGATTTCATCAGCGCCCACGCGACGGGAACCAAAATGGGTGATGTGATCGAATCACAGGCTATTTACGATGTCTATGGGAGTGTGCCCGGCGTTGTCGGGTTGAAAAGTTATATGGGGCACACCATGGGTTCGTGCGGCGCCATTGAGACGATTATTGCGATTTATCTTATGCAAGAAGGGTTTATCGCACCGACCCTGAACCTGGACGAGATCGACGAAAGGTGCGCCATGATCAATCACATCGTGAAGCTCAGGGAATATCCGGTCCGGATCGCCACTATCCAGAATTTTGCATTCGGCGGCGTGAACACCAGTCTCATCATAAAAAAAATGCCATAA
- a CDS encoding radical SAM protein — translation MKVLLVSTNTMTEPYPVYPIGLDYVMNAISPPHQVKIIDMNELKDGNALAVVLSQYQPDIIGLSIRNIDNTDQTNVKTFIGEIRELIGTIRQNSEGLIVLGGSGFTILPDEFMNRLDADFGIMGEGERLQLLLQALEKNEDVSGIPGIVTKTSPVTLTEPWSRSFGRGVFPDHSYTSFYLKRGGMLNLQTKRGCPFKCIYCTYPHIEGKRFRFAEPGEVADTARMLQDAGARYLYMTDSTFNGSYEHSLAVAAALKKAGVSIPWGGFFTPTAPPPDYYCILADAGLMHVEFGTEALSDPVLDSYGKPFHTDDVFASHRMALAAGLHVAHYLMPGGPGENEDTLKETLTKTDGLDKAVFFVFNGIRIYPHTALYDLALEEGQIEPHCNLLEPVFYWSPALHRKKAMDIVEDHVSGRTNWVIGSGSQQMFKIITRLHARGHVGPLWERLIR, via the coding sequence GTGAAAGTATTGCTCGTATCGACAAACACCATGACCGAACCCTATCCGGTGTATCCCATCGGCCTTGATTATGTGATGAATGCCATATCACCGCCGCATCAGGTAAAAATAATCGACATGAATGAACTTAAGGACGGAAATGCTCTGGCCGTGGTTCTTTCACAGTATCAACCCGATATTATAGGGCTGTCCATCAGAAACATCGATAATACCGATCAGACCAATGTGAAAACATTTATAGGGGAAATCCGGGAATTAATCGGTACCATTCGGCAAAATTCAGAGGGATTGATCGTCCTGGGGGGGAGTGGATTTACCATCCTTCCCGATGAATTTATGAACAGGCTTGATGCCGATTTTGGCATCATGGGCGAGGGGGAGCGGCTCCAACTTCTCCTGCAAGCCCTTGAAAAGAATGAAGATGTTTCCGGTATCCCCGGTATTGTTACTAAAACCAGTCCTGTTACGCTTACGGAGCCCTGGTCCCGGTCATTCGGGCGCGGCGTTTTTCCCGATCATTCCTATACGTCTTTCTACCTGAAAAGGGGCGGCATGCTCAACCTGCAGACGAAAAGGGGTTGTCCTTTCAAGTGTATCTATTGTACCTATCCCCATATAGAGGGTAAGCGGTTCCGCTTCGCGGAGCCGGGAGAAGTCGCCGATACAGCGAGAATGCTTCAGGATGCAGGCGCCAGATATCTCTATATGACGGATTCGACGTTTAACGGCAGTTATGAACACAGCCTGGCAGTTGCAGCGGCGCTCAAGAAAGCGGGCGTTTCCATTCCCTGGGGCGGCTTTTTTACCCCCACGGCTCCCCCTCCGGATTATTATTGTATTCTTGCCGATGCGGGGCTGATGCATGTGGAATTCGGCACGGAAGCCCTCTCAGATCCGGTACTCGATTCATACGGAAAACCTTTTCACACTGACGATGTCTTTGCCTCACACAGAATGGCCCTCGCCGCAGGTCTGCATGTAGCCCATTATCTCATGCCGGGAGGTCCGGGAGAAAATGAAGACACGCTGAAGGAAACCCTAACCAAAACAGACGGCCTGGACAAAGCTGTTTTCTTCGTCTTTAACGGAATAAGAATTTATCCTCACACTGCCCTGTATGACCTTGCCCTTGAGGAAGGACAGATCGAACCACACTGCAATCTTCTTGAACCGGTATTTTACTGGTCGCCGGCTCTGCATAGAAAGAAGGCTATGGATATTGTGGAAGACCATGTCAGTGGTCGAACCAACTGGGTTATCGGCTCCGGGTCTCAGCAGATGTTTAAAATTATCACGAGGCTACATGCACGGGGTCATGTAGGCCCCCTGTGGGAGCGATTAATCCGATGA
- a CDS encoding radical SAM protein, translated as MKTVSSLLDKTWHERYRKISSLNIRSSIYDVTNQCNLRCKGCFFFSSNEDQAAPEEMDAEKWPQFVRREKERGVNLAILIGGEPTLFLDRVEAFYTQLPTYCATNGLIRIPKDRFPDMMVGISLWGDAEDEKMLRGKDTFAVSSKNYEGDPNTYYLYTITPKQVGRIEHVIRKISDVGLKVHLQLLTNDENVNGYFWTEEKLRDVRAEMDDMLDKYPNAVISCRYYHEIITTGMMMKRTFGWKECPSVTEPLDDRNPQPKRLIRFIRWASDLKTMHRCCTSATRDCSTCKDGAAHMSWVMVNKREHLNSTKDLQNWIEVYEMFAKLYRFIPW; from the coding sequence ATGAAAACCGTCAGCTCCTTACTGGATAAAACATGGCATGAACGTTACAGGAAGATATCCAGTCTGAATATCCGCAGCTCCATCTATGATGTGACCAATCAATGCAACTTGCGCTGCAAGGGTTGTTTTTTCTTTTCTTCCAACGAAGATCAGGCTGCCCCCGAGGAAATGGATGCGGAAAAATGGCCCCAGTTTGTTCGAAGGGAAAAGGAACGGGGCGTCAATCTTGCCATATTAATCGGCGGAGAACCGACACTGTTCCTCGATCGGGTCGAGGCCTTTTACACACAACTGCCGACGTATTGCGCAACCAACGGGTTGATCAGGATTCCCAAAGACCGCTTCCCCGATATGATGGTGGGTATCTCGCTATGGGGAGATGCGGAAGACGAAAAGATGCTCAGGGGGAAAGATACATTTGCCGTATCCAGTAAAAATTATGAAGGCGATCCGAATACTTATTACCTCTATACGATTACACCGAAACAGGTTGGACGGATAGAACACGTAATCAGAAAGATTTCCGATGTCGGGTTGAAGGTTCATTTACAGTTATTGACGAATGATGAAAACGTGAATGGTTACTTTTGGACGGAGGAGAAACTGAGAGACGTTCGGGCTGAAATGGACGATATGCTTGATAAATACCCGAATGCCGTCATTTCCTGCAGATACTACCACGAAATTATCACCACGGGGATGATGATGAAGCGGACATTCGGATGGAAGGAATGCCCTTCTGTTACGGAACCGTTGGATGACAGGAATCCTCAGCCCAAAAGGCTCATCCGGTTTATCCGATGGGCTTCGGATCTTAAAACAATGCACCGATGCTGCACCTCTGCGACGAGGGATTGTTCGACCTGCAAGGACGGCGCTGCGCATATGAGCTGGGTTATGGTCAATAAAAGAGAGCATCTGAATTCGACGAAGGATCTCCAAAACTGGATTGAAGTGTATGAAATGTTCGCCAAACTTTACCGTTTCATACCATGGTAG
- a CDS encoding phosphopantetheine-binding protein — MSTDKKALIIRIAEIIILELKLEEITPETFDPDLDLVDELGVDSMDLATVVLVLQDEYGITIDEDDYPKLRNIRMIAEYIEQKQTA, encoded by the coding sequence ATGAGCACGGATAAAAAGGCGCTGATAATTCGTATTGCCGAAATTATCATCCTCGAGCTTAAGCTGGAAGAAATTACGCCGGAAACATTCGATCCCGATCTTGATCTGGTGGATGAACTTGGCGTTGACAGCATGGACCTGGCCACGGTGGTTCTTGTGCTTCAGGACGAATACGGTATAACCATCGACGAGGATGATTATCCCAAACTCAGAAATATACGCATGATTGCCGAATATATAGAGCAAAAACAGACTGCGTGA
- a CDS encoding thioesterase family protein, whose translation MKPRPFRPEKSGNDARYVRDNETGLVWHQCQMRTLYADTDRSAVVYHANYLRYFEFGRTSLMRDAAYPYREIEESGYFYPIIELGIQFHGPLYYDDPMFIYTRPTELERVKLRFDYVITHCETGGIICTGFTKHCALNSSGKPVAVDPKTAHLWKTFPQ comes from the coding sequence ATGAAGCCGAGACCGTTCAGACCAGAAAAATCGGGAAATGATGCCCGTTATGTCCGGGATAACGAGACCGGTCTTGTCTGGCATCAATGCCAAATGCGGACGCTGTACGCAGATACGGATCGTTCGGCGGTAGTTTATCATGCCAATTATCTTCGTTACTTCGAATTCGGTCGCACCTCGCTGATGCGTGATGCGGCATATCCATACCGGGAAATAGAAGAGAGCGGATATTTTTACCCCATTATCGAACTGGGAATACAGTTCCACGGGCCTCTCTATTATGACGATCCCATGTTTATTTATACCCGTCCGACTGAGCTTGAGCGGGTGAAGCTCCGTTTCGATTATGTAATCACCCATTGTGAAACCGGGGGGATTATCTGCACGGGATTTACAAAGCATTGCGCCCTTAATTCATCGGGAAAGCCCGTGGCTGTTGATCCGAAGACGGCACATCTTTGGAAAACATTCCCTCAATGA
- a CDS encoding beta-ketoacyl-[acyl-carrier-protein] synthase family protein has translation MKAPKNRRVFVIGYGAATPLGKTFRQTWERAVSGEAGFRKVTRCHVKSLSNVVGEIPDWNPRDYDFSSEKEVYNWNASFVILTMAVCKEALENSGLQMNKETGPRTACLIGSAINGTDSFRIAMENMRKGGSLKVSPYLLPNLCANLPSGKAGMLLGFTGPIFSPQGACASGNHAVAIGARMIRDGDCDFVLAGGVEMPIIPEIIHGFANMNATIKIHSHDRAHDDPSQASRPFSIDRKGFVVSEGAAVIVLAADETISAYGLTAKAEVMGIGWTSDAHHFTRPNKPTAIRAILETIDDAGLKPNDVEYINAHGTSTTTGDSTEIECLRAVFGDRLKHIPISSNKSQIGHSLGATAAIENALTIEGMQQGVILPTINYIPDPYFDDLDFVPNEARRRRHEIALSNAFGFGGTNCCILFRGV, from the coding sequence ATGAAAGCACCAAAAAACAGACGGGTTTTTGTCATCGGATACGGCGCGGCGACGCCCCTGGGAAAGACATTTAGGCAGACCTGGGAACGGGCTGTAAGTGGTGAGGCCGGATTCCGTAAAGTGACCCGATGTCATGTTAAATCCCTCAGCAATGTCGTGGGTGAGATCCCGGATTGGAATCCCAGGGACTACGACTTCTCGAGTGAAAAAGAAGTTTACAACTGGAATGCTTCCTTTGTCATTCTGACTATGGCCGTCTGCAAGGAAGCCCTGGAGAATTCCGGGCTCCAAATGAACAAGGAAACGGGTCCCCGAACGGCCTGTCTTATTGGTTCAGCTATAAACGGGACGGACTCTTTCCGTATCGCCATGGAAAATATGAGGAAAGGAGGGTCGTTGAAAGTAAGCCCCTACCTGCTTCCCAATCTCTGCGCCAACCTGCCGTCGGGCAAGGCGGGAATGCTTCTGGGCTTTACCGGTCCGATATTCTCTCCCCAGGGGGCATGCGCTTCGGGGAACCATGCCGTTGCCATCGGCGCACGGATGATACGGGACGGAGACTGCGACTTTGTACTTGCCGGCGGCGTGGAGATGCCTATTATACCCGAGATTATTCATGGCTTTGCCAATATGAATGCCACCATCAAGATACATTCCCATGATCGGGCCCATGACGATCCTTCCCAGGCGTCCCGACCATTCAGCATCGACCGCAAGGGTTTTGTCGTTTCTGAAGGGGCAGCAGTGATCGTTCTGGCCGCGGATGAGACCATTTCGGCTTACGGACTCACGGCAAAGGCTGAGGTCATGGGCATAGGTTGGACGTCCGATGCCCATCATTTTACAAGACCGAACAAACCTACCGCCATCCGGGCGATCCTGGAAACCATTGACGATGCCGGATTAAAGCCGAATGATGTGGAGTATATCAATGCGCATGGAACATCCACGACCACGGGAGACAGTACGGAAATCGAATGTCTGCGCGCCGTTTTCGGCGACAGATTGAAGCATATTCCCATATCGTCAAACAAATCCCAGATCGGTCATTCCCTTGGCGCCACCGCCGCCATTGAAAACGCACTGACCATCGAGGGAATGCAGCAAGGAGTGATCCTCCCTACGATTAATTATATCCCTGATCCTTATTTTGACGATTTGGACTTCGTTCCCAACGAGGCACGAAGAAGACGGCATGAAATCGCCCTGTCAAACGCCTTCGGGTTCGGAGGTACAAACTGTTGCATACTATTCAGGGGAGTGTAA
- a CDS encoding phosphopantetheine-binding protein encodes MTRDEIITQILTFFRKEFEIENPGLDDNLREKHGFDSIDAIELLLKIEKMLDSELTQEEKKRAMDIRTINQICDYIESLAKTRPAFSSGETSIT; translated from the coding sequence ATGACACGTGATGAGATCATAACGCAAATTCTCACCTTTTTCCGAAAGGAATTTGAGATTGAAAATCCGGGATTGGATGATAACCTCAGAGAAAAGCACGGATTTGACAGTATCGATGCCATTGAGCTGCTCCTTAAGATCGAAAAAATGCTCGATTCCGAACTGACCCAGGAGGAAAAGAAACGGGCCATGGATATCCGGACAATCAATCAGATCTGTGATTACATTGAGTCGCTGGCCAAGACAAGACCGGCATTTTCAAGCGGTGAAACCAGTATTACATAA
- a CDS encoding NAD(P)/FAD-dependent oxidoreductase → MMQENQGAGNVLIIGSGVGGLTAGIILSKLHHRVTVVERNALPGGLMRSYVRSGIECPVGVHYMGSLDRGQPLRRLWDYLGVTPLIPIERMGINGVIDRYIFDEFAFDLPPGIDAFEDNLRQAFPLDHSRITTIMADLRQISRSLSSLDMLMSPETTFLSPESFGSMGEYLLRMGCSARLLSVLAVPSTLIGVPLLECPVFYYYMTLASYLLSSWRLACSGSEMADAFVSRLKSLGGNVITGDGVERILVESGLVKGVVLRSGRVLEAADVIAAVHPRTLLAMLPGDALRPAFAERVTQLENTKGIFAVNVAVDADAHKALPYNIYRLYAGEDGTLSHGIFHQLLNSGQPGINILSMMTTSGIEEWRKWEGTTSGRRGRDYVEAKEEKAQQFIGCAAQLFGPLRGMKILDIYTPLTIRDRVNSPDGSAYGILRSAKQLMKTASLKRTSIGGLFLAGQNSLAPGIMGTMLGSFQTVRNLIGHEQFGREVMGDFL, encoded by the coding sequence ATGATGCAGGAAAATCAGGGAGCGGGAAATGTCCTGATCATCGGTTCCGGCGTCGGAGGTTTGACTGCCGGCATCATTCTGTCGAAACTTCATCACCGGGTCACGGTCGTGGAAAGAAATGCGCTGCCGGGCGGATTGATGCGCAGCTATGTCCGATCGGGCATTGAGTGCCCTGTGGGCGTGCATTACATGGGATCGCTTGACAGGGGGCAGCCCCTCCGAAGGCTGTGGGATTATCTCGGTGTCACCCCTTTGATACCTATCGAACGTATGGGTATAAACGGTGTCATAGATCGTTATATTTTCGATGAGTTTGCCTTCGATCTTCCTCCCGGCATCGATGCCTTCGAAGACAACCTGAGGCAGGCCTTTCCCCTGGATCACAGCCGGATTACGACGATCATGGCCGATCTGAGGCAAATATCCCGTTCCTTGTCCTCGCTCGATATGCTGATGTCCCCGGAGACGACGTTTCTTTCGCCGGAGAGCTTTGGTTCTATGGGGGAATACCTCCTGCGTATGGGTTGTTCCGCCCGCCTGCTCTCTGTCCTGGCTGTTCCTTCAACCCTGATCGGGGTTCCTTTGCTTGAATGTCCTGTTTTTTATTATTATATGACCCTGGCATCCTATCTCCTGTCCTCCTGGCGCTTGGCCTGCAGCGGTTCCGAAATGGCAGATGCGTTTGTATCCCGTCTCAAATCACTGGGCGGTAATGTCATAACGGGAGACGGCGTTGAAAGGATTCTGGTCGAATCGGGACTGGTGAAAGGCGTCGTTTTACGGTCAGGCCGCGTCCTTGAGGCGGCGGACGTCATCGCCGCCGTTCATCCACGGACACTCTTAGCCATGCTGCCGGGCGACGCTCTCCGGCCTGCATTTGCCGAGAGAGTCACGCAACTCGAAAATACGAAAGGCATCTTTGCCGTCAATGTTGCCGTCGATGCCGATGCACATAAGGCTTTACCCTACAACATCTACCGGCTCTATGCGGGAGAAGACGGTACACTATCCCACGGGATATTCCATCAATTGCTGAACAGCGGACAACCGGGAATAAATATTTTATCCATGATGACGACAAGCGGCATTGAGGAATGGCGGAAGTGGGAAGGAACAACATCGGGACGCCGAGGCCGTGATTATGTGGAGGCAAAGGAAGAGAAAGCCCAACAATTCATCGGCTGCGCTGCACAGTTATTCGGACCTCTCAGGGGGATGAAAATACTGGATATCTATACTCCGCTGACCATCAGAGACCGTGTTAACTCTCCGGACGGTTCGGCCTACGGGATACTCCGTTCAGCAAAACAACTGATGAAGACGGCTTCTTTGAAACGCACGTCCATCGGGGGATTGTTTCTTGCCGGTCAGAACAGCCTGGCGCCGGGGATTATGGGAACAATGCTGGGATCATTTCAAACCGTCAGAAACCTTATCGGTCACGAACAATTCGGCCGGGAGGTTATGGGGGATTTCCTGTGA
- a CDS encoding beta-ketoacyl-[acyl-carrier-protein] synthase family protein, which translates to MMKRIRPVILGYDAVSPLGVDMETQWDQASRGLSGIGVLTRFPLREGFPVRIAGQVKEIDTTDYPFLKSRDMALWSSPVFSHAMLVVHRALVKSGIEITDDISPRVAITFSSAVGGLDAMIRADRMLVSGGKLPHPFTNANSCINMVGGKISIMTGATGPITSTITACATGSTSMIIGAMFIEQGMADVVICGAVDFPLVEPILGGFATMNGAYRPKEGQPEEPPEKASRPFSLNRRGFVVSEGAGCIVIAGEAFAKTHGLTPRIEMAGWAMTSDAHHFVAPNLETVRRCIAESIVHSGLQPGDIDAVNAHGTSTKIGDRIEGNALKDIFGSDIPPVSANKSQTGHAMGASSAIETVLAMEGMLNDTVLPTINYMPDPEIAIDCVPEGARRVAQEHVLKNAFGFGGCNSCIVLRRIG; encoded by the coding sequence ATGATGAAAAGAATTCGACCGGTAATATTGGGTTATGACGCAGTATCGCCCCTGGGTGTCGATATGGAGACCCAATGGGATCAAGCATCACGCGGCTTAAGTGGCATCGGTGTCCTGACCCGTTTTCCCCTTCGTGAAGGGTTCCCCGTAAGAATAGCCGGCCAAGTTAAGGAAATCGATACCACTGACTATCCTTTTTTAAAATCCCGTGATATGGCTCTGTGGTCATCGCCCGTCTTCAGTCATGCCATGCTGGTTGTCCACCGTGCGCTCGTAAAAAGCGGGATCGAAATTACGGATGACATTTCTCCCAGGGTGGCCATTACCTTCAGTTCTGCCGTCGGCGGCCTCGATGCCATGATCCGTGCAGACAGAATGTTGGTTTCAGGAGGGAAACTCCCTCATCCTTTTACCAATGCAAACTCCTGTATCAATATGGTTGGGGGAAAGATATCCATCATGACCGGAGCGACAGGTCCGATAACGTCAACCATTACCGCCTGTGCAACGGGTTCTACCTCCATGATTATCGGGGCCATGTTCATAGAACAGGGTATGGCCGATGTGGTCATCTGCGGCGCTGTGGATTTCCCCCTTGTTGAACCCATTCTGGGCGGTTTTGCCACAATGAACGGCGCGTACAGACCGAAGGAAGGTCAACCGGAAGAACCGCCGGAGAAGGCAAGTCGCCCCTTCTCCCTTAACAGGAGGGGCTTTGTCGTATCGGAAGGCGCAGGCTGTATCGTTATCGCCGGGGAGGCATTCGCGAAGACCCATGGCCTTACCCCCAGAATCGAAATGGCCGGTTGGGCGATGACATCCGACGCCCATCACTTTGTAGCCCCGAACCTTGAAACGGTCAGACGATGCATTGCAGAGAGCATTGTTCATTCCGGCCTGCAACCGGGGGATATTGACGCGGTCAATGCCCATGGGACATCGACGAAGATCGGTGACAGGATTGAAGGGAATGCGTTGAAAGATATCTTCGGCAGTGATATACCGCCGGTATCGGCCAACAAATCCCAGACAGGTCATGCCATGGGGGCGTCTTCTGCCATTGAGACCGTCCTCGCGATGGAAGGCATGCTGAATGACACGGTTCTCCCCACGATTAATTACATGCCTGATCCGGAAATCGCCATCGATTGCGTACCGGAAGGCGCGAGAAGGGTTGCTCAGGAGCACGTGTTAAAAAATGCCTTTGGATTCGGCGGCTGTAATTCCTGCATTGTCCTTCGCAGGATAGGGTGA